In the Salvia miltiorrhiza cultivar Shanhuang (shh) chromosome 8, IMPLAD_Smil_shh, whole genome shotgun sequence genome, gtatacatccatagcacccatggattctatctcagaaaccatggcctcgtaccaagaatctgcatcttgatctttcatcgcttgtctatagttatcagggtcgacatccttttgttcatcaacaggaagtagatccgaagattctcccaagaacataaatcgatcgggttgaactacaaccctcccactacgacgaagcggtggtggtacagctgtgacaatggtttgtgcagtgtcttgtggtgcattcacttgcacacttggctggggtgatggaatcgcctgtccattgccttcgatttcttgaaggacaatctcggacctagacttgtgctcatttatataatcatgctctaagaatcgtgagttggtgctaacaaccactttctgatccttaggattataaaaataagcacatttcgtttccttaggatatcctacaaacagcatTAATTCGCACTtgggttccaatttcttcgcttccttgtctagcacgtatgcaggacaaccccatacctttatatggttcaaactgggctgacgccctgaccataactcgataggagttttaggaaccgatttggacggtaccctatttagcaaataaaccgctgtttccaaggcatatccccaaaacgaaataggcaaagatgcataactcatcattgatcgtaccatttccataagagttctgtttcttctctctacTACActattctgttggggagtacccggtgcagtcaattgggatgtaatcccacattCTGACAAGTACTGTAAGaattcgtttccgaggtattcgccaccgcgatcagaccgcaatgacttgatagatttaccccttctcttctccacttctgccttgaattctttaaatttctcaaagcattcagacttgcgttgaagtaggtaaatatacccatatcttgagtaatcgtcaatgaaagtgacgaagtactcataccctccacgagctctagtggacatcggtccacacaagtcagagtgaatcaattctaacacatgcgaggccctattccccttggccttaaaaggacttgccgtcatctttccctctatacaggattcgcaggttctaaatggaacagcttgaaagtctttcaagactccatttgaaacgagcatttggatcctatttagattgatgtggcccaatcttaggtgccaagtatgtgtatattgttcatgagaataatacttcctcttattcggatttggaaggatttgtgatgtagatgcaacatggacagagttattaattggacatgtaatagtatagagagagttgttcaaaattccagaacaaatagtcttgttatctctcatgatagaaacacccctatcaaaaataacagaatatccattcaaaaataattttgaaacagaaattatgttccgccgaaacacCGGCATatacaaaatatctctcaaaactaaaatgtcatcaccaaaacataaagataaatctccaatagcaactgctgcgaccttcgacgcattgcccatggagatggtgatctcatcacttgctagctcccttgttggcttgaagccctgcaaggtgtaacaaacatggtcagttgcccccgtatccactacccacgaatgagtagaaaacgaagctaaacatgtttcagttactaaaacttgtgacgtaccttgtccctttgccttgagcactggacaatctttcttccaatgcccaaccttgccgcatttgaagcactttcccttgcccgttggcttgttcacgccgccggtagggccatctactttggctttaccgctcccactagcctcatgatcatgcttgccctttggacctttccacttctttttcccgcctttcgacgaagaagcagatcccttggcagcaacaaggacctctttcccacggcccatcactccctctgccgcaacaaatatctaagcaataaccacattttaaccttaaaaattaaattctcgaaattaacatactcacgcggaccatgtcgctttcaatttaattttcttggttatcttatttaataccattctccaaagtacttatgaaaattacacaagtaagccacgtggggtggaccgttactgcataactcccactacttcaatggtttaaatattttttatagaaacctcttctgacaaacttatgagaaacagatatgaagtaagccacgtggggtggaccgttactcatattgctaatcactttgtctagagaccgcatgtggaggtctaaaaataatttataattactataaaaattattaaacatcttagtctttttctttcaaaaggtttgttcatgctcaagcacataaacctaaacatgcttctctagaacgcaacatgtaaatcatgctcgcagaattctaaaacatatttaggaaaacgataaacctactatcatgcttgtctaagcgcagttaataaacaaatattaacaagcaaagacgtgcaaaagcaggtaaagagcataagggattaacaaccacgacatgcaaagaacagtaataaaagaattaaaattcttcgtgacccattcgtggaaacccaacatctattctattacaaaataaaatagaaaacaagcccaaaactgaataaaaaaacttggcccgaatacatgggcccgtcaagctagggtttgggccccctaggatTTGAGCTGcaccacctagggtttggaaccctaggtACCGCCGCCTCCTAGCCTTGACAGCAGCCAAACCAGcgcggcagcagcagccccgGCGTGGTGGCAGCCGCCTCGGCTCGGCAGCCTCGGCAATCCTCGTGCAGCAGCAGTCGGGCAGACGGCCGAGCAGTGCGGCGCTGGGCGCGCTGCACGCAGCCGGCAGGCACGCGTGCGCACGGCCCCAGCACGCCCAGCCCTCGTCCCTCGTCGACTCCAGCAGCAGCACTCGGCGcacggcgacagcagcggcagcaggtCCCTCGGCGTGGACAGCAGCAGTAGCGACAGCGGCAGTGCGTCGTCTCCCAGGCACGCCGCGCGCACAGCGCACAGGCACTGCCCGAGGTGCGCGCTGCCCCCATCGCTCGCCTCCTCTTCGCCCTGACCCGcacgaacagcagcagcaagGGCGCACGGCGCCTGCCCAGGCGCGCGACGCACATCGCGCAAGCACTCGTGCGCGCgcagccctcggcgccggcggccttgctcgctccgtgcCCGTTGCGCCTCCGTTACTCCAAACACCGTtcctcgttgttgattcgtcgtcatcctcatTTCGTTCCtcggttttacagatttacatcggaaaaacaaatacaattgaaattctaatctaaccacggattttctcgtggtgaaaaactgattacaacgtcaaacgacgtatcccacgaatcaacgaatcacgaagaacaacagcagttaaacaaacgcacattattaatcgtacataaattaataatagagccaagaaattaatcctgggctctgataccaattgaaggaatattaaattgaattaatactcgattgcccgatgatcgtttcttggattattattaattcatcatacaacgattaaaacctaacatgctcctatgaatttaacagctgcacacaggtgttaggaaaacttacttgagaatcggatgcacaaactgttgatgatcgtgtcgaaagaatctgactccagctctgatcttctcgactgtatcccgctcaattcccaacgttggatggacaacgagctatggaaattcccaagataGAAAATCACTCACGTTCTCTGCGCCCctttctgctctcaaaaccctaattttgtcagtgtgttttcctgagagctgacagctgtatttaataatatagaaaaaggaggagggggcgccagtttctagtgagggccgaaaatctgccctacttgggctaggagacattgggccagcccagggaccagataccaggaataaagatgagcctcaaataaattaatttatctatggtcagcccagaccataattaatttataaatatcagttcattccactagagaaccgatactcacttacccctttattgccggtgatgagtcggggcttgtatttagacttattaaatctccgtatttaaaatatccgacatccattaattaattagagctctgacagcttaaattaattaatctcttaataattccttaagcagtaccactcaaactttattattacgcctgaacttaatcaacctgcagggtttagcgtaataaaccttattgagctccataaggggatgtcattatcctataccggatacgggtactaatacagataatcaaatatcatatatcaaccgctatcacccaagatacagagtactcgagttagtatataactttcacccatagtaagtcaaagtgatatacgaattaatatatatatctgaatacttattagtattaagatttataagtcaccgagatcttgattcttcacttaagtcagatagaagaatacatctcaaactgtggtcctatcaatacgtaatgacgtaccagtatagataagtagccAAGAcgaactacttccatctatactgcagcctaaaccaataacttgtcctagagttatttcggctgtgatcatattatatctcttaaggttattccaattatatggtcttctgtgatctacaacacaccatataatctacttatacagagataaagaacatacatatgcaatcatgaacacaatcagataggagataagaatagtgaaaacaggaatcattgtatacaagcataaagttcttgctttcagtatacaaatccaacaagaaTCTCACAGATGATGGCTATGGAGTGGAGGTTAGATTGAATGCAAGAGAGAGAGTACAAACGTGTTGATGAGATGAGAGGCAGACGTGGTGACaaagtgtgatcgtggaagaTGAACAATTACTCAGGGCAATTGAAAAGACATCGACGGTTTTATATTCGTGCGCCAAGCtgaatttaatgaatttttgaaATCCGTTAAATGCCCGTCAGAGaaataccttaaaataagagattttaaatgatgaagaatatttGACGTAATCTCTTAATCATGAAAAAGGGGCGGAGATCAAATCATGCGAAGATCAGAATATGTTCAAACGGTAAATTGAATAAATCTTGATTATCAAGAAAAACTTGGTCACCAGTTAACAATTAAACAAAAATCATCTCAGTTCTTATCAGTTACAGTTAAGAATATTTCaatcaagttcccaacaatcagtcagGAAAGGTGTGTGTCTCAAATGAACAGTAACTGTAGAGAATTAAGATGCAGAGGATAAAAGAACAAGGTTCCCCCTCAGTGTGATGGCCAGTTAAGTAAATGAAAGATTTAGTGATAGAGCAGTCAGCGATAAAAACAAGTAAAACTAAAGATCTAACAGTTTCAGAGCAACAACAAGGTTTAAGAACAACAATTACAAGAATATGAAATTAAAAGACAATTGACATCCTGGACATTCCTTTATCTTCAGTTGATGCGTAGTTTCTTACTTGTTTTCTTCTCTGGACTTTCGGATGTCTCAGCAGCTTccttcccttttcctttcttgtctTCTTCAAGATTCTTGTGGTCGTGAGACTCAGGCATTGCGCTGCCTTCGGTTTGAATTCCCAATTGATGTTGAAGATTCATGACAGTTGATTCAAGGAAGGCAAATTTGATCTTGAGATCATAGGTCTCATTTTCTTGTATGAGCAGCCTTTCATCTAGCAGTTGAATTTCCTCGTCAGAAGAAGGTTTTGCCGACTTCGGAATTTCATCAACTGAGTCTTCATTCCTTATATTTTCATCTGACGGAATAGTTTGATGATTTGGAGACTCAAGGCGAGTTTCATCATCACTGTTGAGATCTTCCACGAGAAGACCTTTGGAGATCAGGTACTGTCTGAAGTTGGGAGACCAGTCATGGATTGCATCCCAGAGATTTGTGACTTTAAATTTATCAAAGACACTATCATCAAGAGCTTCCATTTTAGCATTTGAAAGAACTTCGTCAATTCCATGAAGCCTGGATCTGGGCATAGTcttgacgaagatgaagaagaagtagctGACGAGGTCTTGAAACTCTTCAGCATACTTGGTTGCCATGAT is a window encoding:
- the LOC130996823 gene encoding glycine-rich RNA-binding protein RZ1C-like, with the protein product MGRGKEVLVAAKGSASSSKGGKKKWKGPKGKHDHEASGSGKAKVDGPTGGVNKPTGKGKCFKCGKVGHWKKDCPVLKAKGQGLQANKGASK